The Centroberyx gerrardi isolate f3 chromosome 19, fCenGer3.hap1.cur.20231027, whole genome shotgun sequence genome has a segment encoding these proteins:
- the zmym4.1 gene encoding zinc finger MYM-type protein 4, translating into MEREAPRTNSPSPTQSLIAPAADESGDGKGEQERERGETGAEEVSSHVPGSPLDPSPSEDSLSAMESVRTVLSVSGGEPGRTTECEKEVAEVKTEKEEGEELKADEEGEKDNSLEETPVKSSVSEDGNMDTTSCSNEETTNTCITDEQMDTKEENEGDSDSSDSAGLPVVTVVKDATEEDKSDTKEDSSSNVESLGCKLMDTTATDLDEIMDIGTVDQVEQEAQMKEEEQKNSTEMDSSSSSTVSATDDMRSPAVSDTEEKPSVFPQHADEDQSEDKKVPVDLVRLSSSPSCEATGRDGASSAVVNGMKVVKLSIPKLDNERLQASSRTSSSCNRVNPSISPPLVKVKDEPMDEEYDQALTSSTATASIKDEPNTAKDDLKIGSVFSVTGNSTSTATEMQTTPTLLPPALHMVCSHCKKNLMKGQTAYQRKGSPALFCSTSCLSATLPLIKPVTKNCHYCFKLILRPQDVILAPVDANGTMKDFCGQTCLSSFNYKRNISTNIPLQQIASKSLCSICTRYCISKHEVILNGAVHKICSDACFGRFRTVNNLSMASCQNCGSYCQNKPLVLKMEDGNKTLCTAECLAKFKEKIKTPQLCSMCHTSRLVSDMTENKNSEDVVELFCTSSCVMAYKVQTVSASGAPLSCDSCGKTTVPAYHLAMSDTSIRNFCTLPCVMAFQEKFKKTQKQVNVFTKMPVAPIQIQAAATPNQTQLDVPKGPAKLPCFQCYRLISTKPELIQIKDKLVFVCSLACCQEYKKVNCVTGLCEYCKIEKVTRDVKRIDNKDCHFCSDGCKLLYKHDLAKNWGKHCRCCAYCFSISKVLVTGQYGGTTEEFCSDDCRSKYTMLFCHVAQCDTCGRKRKLMQTLPMLGEVKHFCDLSCLLHFCSNKIFTQGQIVTKGTLEATPVIANVVSLASAPTGQPNASASTAQQGTVLNVETKILGNASTQTDAVKAPPPPPPKVLKNKALLCRPLVQNKGVSCKIHTVDTEAQTDDLFPKVIVLPVPVPVFVPVPMSMYSQYTPKPMSLPLPLPVPMFLPVTLDSAERIVETIQEIKEKIPSDPFEAELILMAEMVAEQDEGDVKKKEGQKDRLVEKERDRPEPQAPDDHTSNFSDDLDTDDLASFLNNWEDPSSDAGFRSPSRPYAHEKLHPILDVPVGMPSEPYSEPPPSVPPPMDIEADFTVETLELMAQLREQPQRSPSPPPAASRRRQAHRKARDKNKGRKSKQSAKTAEAVTSQKGSSNKAVSKEPPKLKSQYGIDAWKSWIQWRETQPNVEKPRFGSRPMELKEDVLRCTTAELSYGLCRFITEVKRPNREPYSPDSLFYLCLGIQQYLFENGRVENIFTDLFYSKFSMEFTKMLKDFKPKITASGYVHSRVEEEYLWDCKQLGAYSPIVLLNTLLFFCCKYFGFTTVEQHRQLSFAHVMRCTKTSANNTKTTFLRFYPPISMNEQEEQLQTDADGVPAKKRKEEESKEEILEMIENSENPLRCPVRLYEFYLSKCSETIKQRTNLFYLHPERSCVPNSPMWFSSTPLDDSTMEAMLIRILTVRELHVKTGKGGGGGGGGQQQTPNDPLFIPDKKDEEEDSD; encoded by the exons ATGGAGAGGGAAGCACCGAGGACAAATTCTCCCAGCCCTACTCAAAGTTTGATTGCACCGGCAGCAGACGAATCTGGGGATGGAAAAGGTGAACaagaaagggaaaggggagaaaCTGGGGCAGAGGAGGTCAGTTCTCACGTACCTGGATCTCCTCTTGATCCGTCCCCCTCAGAGGATTCTCTCTCTGCGATGGAGTCGGTCAGAACAGTTTTATCTGTGAGTGGAGGCGAGCCAGGCAGGACCACTGAGTGCGAAAAAGAGGTAGCCGAGGTGAAGACCGAGAAAGAAGAAGGTGAGGAGTTGAAGGcagatgaggaaggagagaaggacaaCAGCTTAGAGGAAACGCCTGTGAAAAGTTCTGTCAGTGAGGACGGAAACATGGACACGACTTCTTGCAGCAACGAGGAGACGACAAACACCTGTATTACTGATGAGCAGATGGACACAAAGGAGGAAAATGAGGGAGATAGTGACTCAAGCGACTCGGCAGGACTGCCTGTGGTAACGGTTGTCAAGGATGCGACAGAGGAGGACAAAAGTGACACTAAGGAAGACAGCTCTTCTAATGTGGAGTCTCTCGGCTGTAAATTGATGGATACCACTGCCACTGACCTTGATGAGATCATGGACATCGGTACGGTGGATCAGGTGGAACAAGAAGCTCAGATGAAAGAAGAGGAACAGAAGAATTCGACAGAAATGGatagcagcagttcctctacaG TCTCGGCGACAGACGACATGAGGTCGCCTGCTGTGAGCGACACTGAAGAGAAACCCAGTGTATTTCCACAGCACGCGGACGAGGACCAATCGGAGGACAAGAAAGTGCCGGTAGATTTGGTGCGGCTCAGCTCATCTCCATCTTGTGAAGCCACAG GAAGAGATGGTGCATCATCAGCTGTGGTGAATGGGATGAAAGTAGTCAAGCTATCGATACCAAAATTGGACAAT GAGAGGTTGCAGGCTTCATCCCGGACATCGTCTTCATGTAACAGAGTCAACCCATCCATCTCTCCGCCCCTGGTCAAGGTGAAGGACGAGCCCATGGATGAGGAGTACGACCAGGCTCTAACGTCCTCTACAGCTACAGCGAGCATTAAAGATGAGCCTAACACTGCAAAG GACGACTTAAAGATCGGTTCGGTCTTCTCTGTGACGGGAAACTCCACATCTACAGCGACCGAAATGCAGACCACGCCCACTTTACTCCCCCCAGCCTTGCACATGGTCTGCTCCCACTGCAAGAAGAACCTGATGAAAGGACAGACGGCTTACCAGAGGAAGGGCTCCCCAGCCCTCTTCTGCTCCACTTCCTGCCTCTCCGCAACACTGCCCCTGATCAAACCAGTCACCAAGAACTGCCACTACTGCTTTAA GTTGATACTGCGGCCTCAGGACGTCATCCTGGCTCCGGTGGATGCTAATGGCACTATGAAGGACTTCTGCGGCCAAACCTGCCTGTCCTCCTTCAACTACAAGAGAAACATCTCCACCAACATACCCCTCCAGCAGATCGCCTCCAAGTCACTCTGCAGCATTTGCACCAGATACTGCATT AGCAAACATGAGGTGATCCTGAACGGTGCTGTCCACAAGATTTGCAGTGACGCCTGTTTTGGCCGTTTCCGCACAGTCAACAACCTGTCCATGGCTAGCTGTCAGAACTGTGGCTCCTACTGCCAGAACAAGCCCCTCGTGCTGAAGATGGAGGACGGCAACAAAACCCTGTGCACGGCAGAATGTCTGGCCAAGTTCAAAGAG AAAATCAAGACACCCCAGCTATGTAGCATGTGCCATACTTCCCGGCTGGTGTCGGACATGACCGAAAACAAAAACAGCGAGGACGTGGTGGAGCTCTTCTGTACCAGCAGCTGTGTGATGGCATACAAGGTCCAGACTGTCAGTGCATCAG GTGCTCCATTGTCTTGTGACAGCTGTGGTAAGACCACAGTACCAGCCTACCACCTAGCCATGTCAGATACCTCCATCAGGAACTTTTGCACTCTACCATGTGTCATGGCTTTTCAG GAGAAGTTCAAGAAGACCCAGAAACAGGTGAATGTTTTCACTAAGATGCCAGTGGCCCCCATCCAGATTCAGGCCGCCGCCACCCCCAACCAAACCCAGCTCGACGTTCCCAAAGGCCCAGCGAAACTGCCATGCTTCCAGTGCTACCGCCTCATAAGCACTAAACCTGAACTCATCCAGATCAAG gacaaGCTGGTTTTCGTGTGTAGCTTGGCCTGTTGTCAAGAGTATAAGAAGGTCAACTGTGTGACGGGCCTGTGTGAATACTGTAAGATCGAAAAGGTCACCAGAGACGTCAAGAGGATCGACAACAAAGACTGCCACTTCTGCAGCGACG GCTGCAAGCTGCTGTATAAACACGACCTGGCCAAGAACTGGGGGAAACACTGTCGCTGCTGTGCCTACTGCTTCTCCATCTCCAAGGTGCTGGTGACAGGACAGTATGGAGGAACGACCGAGGAGTTCTGCTCGGACGACTGCAGGTCCAAATACACCATGCTCTTCTGTCAT gTTGCCCAGTGTGACACCTGCGGTCGCAAGAGGAAGCTGATGCAGACTCTTCCCATGCTGGGGGAAGTCAAACACTTCTGTGACCTGAGTTGTCTGCTGCACTTCTGCAGCAATAAGATATTCACTCAGGGCCAAATAGTCACCAAAG GTACATTGGAGGCCACTCCTGTCATCGCTAACGTTGTCTCGCTTGCTAGCGCTCCGACTGGGCAGCCCAATGCCTCTGCCAGCACTGCCCAGcaag GCACTGTCCTTAACGTTGAGACAAAGATCCTTGGAAAT GCCAGTACTCAGACAGATGCAGTGaaggctcctcctcctcctcctcccaagGTGCTGAAGAACAAGGCCCTGCTCTGTAGACCGTTGGTCCAGAACAAGGGAGTCTCCTGTAAAATACATACAGTCGACACTGAAGcacagacag ATGACCTCTTCCCAAAGGTGATAGTCCTGCCTGTCCCAGTGCCAGTGTTTGTTCCAGTGCCTATGAGCATGTACAGCCAGTACACCCCCAAGCCCATGAGCCTGCCCTTACCG CTGCCTGTGCCCATGTTCCTTCCTGTGACGCTGGACAGCGCTGAGCGCATCGTGGAAACCATCCAGGAGATCAAGGAGAAGATCCCATCCGACCCCTTCGAGGCAGAGCTCATCCTCATGGCTGAGATGGTGGCCGAGCAGGATGAGGGTGATGTCAAGAAGAAGGAGGGGCAGAAGGATCGTttggtggagaaagagagagacaggccaGAACCCCAAGCCCCGGATG ACCACACCAGTAACTTCAGTGATGACTTGGACACAGACGACCTGGCCAGCTTCCTCAACAACTGGGAGGACCCCTCCTCTGACGCCGGCTTCAGGTCACCCAGTCGACCGTACGCCCACGAGAAGCTCCACCCAATCTTAGACGTTCCTGTGGGCATGCCCAGTGAGCCTTATTCTGAGCCCCCGCCTTCAGTCCCGCCTCCCATGGACATCGAGGCCGACTTTACTGTTG AAACTCTGGAGCTGATGGCCCAGCTGAGAGAGCAGCCCCAGCGCTCCCCCAGCCCTCCGCCTGCCGCTTCACGACGACGACAAGCTCACAGGAAAGCCAGGGACAAGAATAAG GGTCGTAAGTCGAAACAGTCGGCTAAGACAGCTGAGGCAGTGACATCTCAAAAAGGCTCTTCCAACAAGGCCGTGTCCAAGGAGCCCCCCAAACTGAAGAGTCAGTATGGAATTGATGCCTGGAAGAGCTGGATCCAGTGGAGGGAAACCCAGCCCAATGTGGAGAAGCCACGCTTCGGCT CTCGTCCCATGGAGCTGAAGGAGGATGTTCTTCGCTGCACCACAGCAGAGCTGAGCTACGGCCTCTGTCGCTTCATCACCGAGGTGAAACGACCCAACAGAGAGCCATACTCACCTGACAGCTTGTTCTACCTCTGTCTCGGCATACAACAG TACCTGTTTGAGAACGGCCGTGTGGAGAACATATTCACTGATCTGTTCTACAGCAAGTTCTCCATGGAGTTCACCAAGATGCTGAAAGATTTCAAACCCAAAATCACAGCCAGTG GCTACGTCCATTCCCGTGTGGAGGAGGAGTACCTGTGGGACTGCAAACAGCTGGGGGCCTACTCCCCCATCGTCCTCCTCAACACcctgctcttcttctgctgcaaGTACTTTGGCTTCACCACAGTGGAGCAGCACCGCCAGCTGTCCTTCGCCCACGTCATGCGCTGCACCAAGACCAGCGCCAACAACACCAAGACCACCTTCCTGCGCTTCTACCCTCCCATATCCATGAACGAGCAAGAGGAGCAGCTGCAGACAG ATGCAGATGGTGTCCCGGCCAAGAAGcgtaaggaggaggagagtaaaGAGGAAATCCTGGAGATGATAGAGAACAGTGAGAACCCTCTCCGCTGTCCGGTCAGACTCTACGAGTTCTACCTCTCCAAGTG CTCAGAGACGATCAAGCAGCGCACCAACCTGTTCTACCTTCACCCAGAGCGCTCCTGCGTTCCCAACAGCCCCATGTGGTTCTCCTCCACCCCGCTGGACGACAGCACCATGGAGGCCATGCTCATCCGCATCCTCACCGTCCGAGAGCTGCACGTCAAGAcggggaaagggggagggggagggggaggggggcagcagCAGACACCAAATGACCCGCTCTTTATACCTGACAAgaaggacgaagaggaggattCAGACTGA